The following are encoded in a window of candidate division WOR-3 bacterium genomic DNA:
- a CDS encoding DUF6754 domain-containing protein gives MFLIFLMFTNLSPPGPVQAHDAPDDGGGMVILEWQLSPDDALLDGYEVYRSEDGINFEKVGFIGRSRNSLDDQTEDGKKYYYRVAAVKDTVRVFSEISNPVMSSAQWFDRSKTNIIIALLVLGGIILYFIVQARKGKELYIRKISGLQAVEEAVGRATEMGKPILYCPGIGYIEQIATIASLNILGEVAKKTAQYNTKLINPHYDPIVYTVAREIIKESYTKVGRPDAFDPESVFFVTDSQFAYAAALDGIMLRERPATNFLIGTFYAESLILAETGASTGAIQISGTDSLAQLPFLVTACDYTLIGEELYAASAYISREPLLMGAIKGEDWGKLIIAGILIFASIVGLITNFPVLNLFR, from the coding sequence ATGTTTCTTATCTTTTTAATGTTCACGAACCTCTCCCCACCCGGACCGGTTCAGGCACACGATGCCCCGGATGATGGCGGAGGAATGGTGATATTAGAATGGCAGTTATCACCGGATGATGCACTCCTTGATGGTTATGAGGTCTACAGGAGTGAAGATGGAATTAATTTTGAAAAGGTCGGGTTCATCGGAAGGAGTCGGAATTCTCTTGATGACCAGACCGAGGATGGAAAAAAATATTATTACCGGGTTGCCGCGGTCAAAGACACAGTGAGGGTATTTTCTGAAATCTCTAACCCGGTAATGAGCTCTGCCCAATGGTTTGACCGGAGCAAGACCAATATCATCATCGCTCTTTTGGTATTGGGAGGTATAATCCTCTACTTTATCGTTCAGGCACGCAAGGGAAAAGAATTGTACATAAGAAAAATTTCGGGCTTACAGGCGGTGGAGGAAGCCGTGGGTCGGGCGACAGAGATGGGAAAACCCATTCTTTACTGCCCTGGCATCGGCTATATTGAACAGATTGCGACGATTGCCTCATTGAATATATTGGGTGAGGTTGCTAAAAAAACTGCCCAATATAATACCAAACTGATCAATCCCCATTATGACCCAATTGTGTATACAGTAGCACGGGAGATCATCAAGGAATCCTATACCAAGGTAGGTCGTCCGGATGCCTTTGACCCGGAGAGTGTATTCTTTGTGACAGACTCACAGTTTGCTTATGCCGCTGCCCTTGACGGAATTATGCTTAGGGAAAGACCCGCAACTAATTTCCTCATCGGCACCTTCTATGCCGAATCCCTCATCCTCGCGGAAACCGGTGCTTCCACAGGTGCGATCCAGATAAGCGGAACCGACTCCCTTGCCCAGTTACCATTTCTTGTGACCGCATGTGACTACACATTGATCGGCGAAGAACTCTATGCAGCGAGCGCCTATATCTCAAGGGAGCCCCTGCTCATGGGTGCAATTAAAGGCGAAGATTGGGGGAAGTTGATAATTGCAGGCATCCTCATCTTTGCCTCAATTGTAGGTTTAATAACCAACTTTCCTGTTCTAAATTTATTCCGATAG
- a CDS encoding MazG nucleotide pyrophosphohydrolase domain-containing protein, whose amino-acid sequence MDLNQYQQLIKNIYFKKDAKRGLDKTFNWLIEEIGELARAIRKKDKKMIYEEFADCLAWLLSVGVILEIDAEKAMEKYRKGCPKCQKEPCICPE is encoded by the coding sequence ATGGACCTGAACCAATACCAACAGCTTATCAAAAATATTTATTTTAAAAAGGATGCAAAGAGAGGTCTTGATAAAACTTTTAATTGGTTAATCGAGGAGATTGGCGAACTGGCAAGGGCGATCCGGAAGAAAGATAAAAAAATGATTTACGAAGAATTCGCCGACTGCCTTGCCTGGCTTTTGTCCGTGGGTGTAATTTTAGAGATAGATGCGGAAAAGGCAATGGAGAAGTACCGGAAAGGCTGCCCGAAATGCCAGAAAGAACCTTGCATATGCCCGGAATAA
- a CDS encoding Ig-like domain-containing protein, translating to MKRWHLLGLVLLTLIACQKAENLLSPDPDLPLGTGAGNLPTVTSIVPANYTEMTDNNSNQPGIQGLITVRFSDYMDPASVTNKDNIVILDVRTNTNIPQDKITTEYYQEIKTLYINISDVPDSGSFLLRLVSGAQGMKNLYGSPLDGDNDDFADGTPYDDYHSTFWTAPLSDTLIATFQPTISNFSPDTVAINNTTPQIQIDFPVISPMDTNTLNTSNIKLADENGTNIALNLITRTPYGITLQPANPLTTGKNYTITVVCNNIKRLGDSKTPQYLLKLDGDRDGPEENEPDLQSYFRVDDPNNPPRVSSLTPIGSNGVTITFSRLLDNTTITSSNIIVYDNNGYVPGSMRVYTNNAGDRTIIDYYFKRTISAGRRVFVSKEVKATNGYKLDGNNNGIGGEPWDDYKGGF from the coding sequence TTTGCCCCTGGGCACCGGTGCCGGTAATCTGCCGACGGTGACCAGTATCGTTCCTGCAAATTACACCGAGATGACCGATAATAACAGCAATCAACCAGGCATTCAGGGTTTGATAACCGTCCGTTTTTCTGATTATATGGATCCGGCGAGTGTCACAAACAAAGATAACATCGTAATCCTTGATGTGCGAACGAATACCAATATCCCCCAGGATAAAATCACCACTGAGTATTACCAAGAGATCAAAACCCTTTATATCAATATCTCGGATGTCCCTGATTCCGGCTCTTTTCTCCTCCGCCTTGTCTCGGGTGCCCAAGGAATGAAAAATCTCTATGGCTCGCCTCTTGATGGTGATAACGACGATTTCGCTGATGGGACACCCTATGATGATTACCATTCCACCTTCTGGACCGCACCCCTCTCGGATACCTTAATTGCCACATTCCAACCCACGATTTCAAACTTCTCACCCGATACCGTGGCAATAAATAATACCACACCCCAGATCCAGATTGACTTTCCAGTGATATCGCCAATGGATACAAACACATTAAACACCAGCAATATCAAACTCGCTGACGAAAATGGAACCAACATCGCTTTAAATCTCATCACGCGCACTCCTTACGGCATCACCCTCCAGCCCGCCAATCCATTGACCACGGGGAAAAATTACACCATCACCGTCGTCTGCAATAACATTAAGCGCCTCGGCGACTCCAAGACCCCTCAATACTTATTAAAGCTTGATGGTGACAGAGATGGACCGGAGGAAAACGAACCTGATTTACAGTCTTATTTCCGGGTTGATGACCCGAACAATCCACCCCGGGTGAGCAGCCTTACTCCGATCGGTTCTAACGGAGTGACGATCACCTTCTCCCGGCTCTTAGATAATACGACCATAACCTCCAGCAACATAATTGTCTATGATAATAATGGCTATGTTCCAGGGAGCATGCGTGTATATACCAACAATGCCGGGGACAGAACTATCATCGATTACTACTTCAAAAGAACAATAAGTGCAGGAAGAAGGGTATTTGTTTCAAAAGAGGTGAAAGCAACGAATGGTTATAAACTTGATGGCAACAACAATGGTATCGGCGGCGAACCCTGGGATGACTATAAGGGTGGCTTCTGA